The following coding sequences lie in one Oryza brachyantha chromosome 10, ObraRS2, whole genome shotgun sequence genomic window:
- the LOC102710442 gene encoding protein NRT1/ PTR FAMILY 8.3-like, translating to MDRGMGLSGDERRRRFSWKAPAVILGFELLESIAFSGVALNLVVYLAAVLHGTLAFNAAHVDTWNGTTFIVPVIGAFIADSYWGKYRTILFSLLFYLAGLVLLTVSAAVPSLRPPACNGGPCSPATGTQFSVFFLALYLTSIGTGGVKSALLPFGAEQYERHGHGHADDDTPPEKKKQSFFSWFFGAINLGIFIAGTLVSWVEQNVSWALGFGIATLCLLIATAAFLAGTPCYRVRLPTGDSPVKGILRVLVAAFRNWRRPLPPDGEGLYEVLDDDDDKNKDAEEKLAHTEGLRWLDRAAVKGGGGPWDLCTVSEVERVKVLARMVPIWVTCVLYAASLGQMTTTFIQQGMAMDTRLFGGRFRVPVASLVSVEVVFMLLWVLLHDVVVMPVARRWRAGGLTQLQRMGVGRLLVVVSLATAALVERRRLRGEKRAMSIAWQVPQFVVLAGSDVFSGIAQLEFFYGEAPGSMRSICSAFSFLALSLGFYVNSLVVTVVAAVTKRHDGSGGWLAPDLDTGHLDYYFWLWALISLANLALYLLLAGRYKSKHLSSSPTDTDTYTS from the exons ATGGATAGAGGCATGGGGCTGTCCGGcgatgagcggcggcggcggttcagCTGGAAAGCCCCCGCCGTGATATTGGGGTTCGAGCTGCTGGAGAGCATCGCCTTCTCCGGGGTGGCGCTCAACCTGGTGGTGTACCTGGCCGCCGTCCTGCACGGCACCCTGGCCTTCAACGCCGCCCACGTCGACACCTGGAACGGCACCACCTTCATCGTCCCCGTCATCGGCGCCTTCATCGCCGACTCCTACTGGGGCAAGTACCGGACCAtcctcttctccctcctcttctACCTCGCC GGCCTGGTGCTCCTCACCGTCTCCGCCGCTGTCCCCTCTCTGCGCCCGCCTGCCTGCAACGGAGGGCCATGCTCGCCGGCCACGGGGACCCAGTTCtccgtcttcttcctcgcgcTCTACCTCACCTCCATCGGAACAGGGGGGGTCAAGTCTGCACTGCTCCCCTTCGGGGCAGAGCAGTACGAgcgccacggccacggccacgccgacgacgacactcccccggagaagaagaaacagTCCTTCTTCAGCTGGTTCTTCGGCGCCATCAACCTGGGCATCTTCATCGCCGGGACGCTTGTCTCCTGGGTCGAGCAAAATGTGTCCTGGGCGCTTGGCTTCGGCATCGCCACGCTCTGCCTGCTCATCGCCACGGCGGCCTTCCTGGCCGGCACACCCTGCTACAGGGTGCGCCTCCCCACGGGGGACAGCCCAGTAAAGGGCATCCTCAGGGTGCTGGTGGCCGCCTTCAGGAACTGGAgacggccgctgccgccggacgGCGAAGGCCTGTACGAAGtactcgacgacgacgacgacaagaaCAAGGACGCCGAAGAGAAGCTGGCGCACACCGAGGGGCTGCGGTGGCTGGACAGGGCCGCCgtgaagggcggcggcgggccgtgGGATCTGTGCACGGTGAGCGAGGTGGAGCGCGTGAAGGTCCTGGCGCGGATGGTGCCCATCTGGGTGACGTGCGTGCTGTACGCGGCGTCGCTGGGGCAGATGACGACGACCTTCATCCAGCAGGGGATGGCCATGGACACGAGGCTGTTCGGAGGCAGGTTCCGGGTGCCGGTGGCGTCGCTGGTGTCGGTGGAGGTGGTGTTCATGCTGCTGTGGGTGCTGCTGCACGACGTGGTGGTGATGCCGGTGGCGAGAAGGTGGCGTGCGGGGGGGCTGACGCAGCTGCAGCGGATGGGCGTGGGGaggctgctggtggtggtgtccctggcgacggcggctctGGTGGAGAGGCGGAGGCTGCGCGGGGAGAAGCGTGCGATGAGCATCGCGTGGCAGGTGCCGCAGTTCGTGGTGCTGGCCGGCTCCGACGTGTTCAGCGGAATCGCGCAGCTGGAGTTCTTCTACGGCGAGGCGCCCGGGTCGATGCGCAGCATCTGCTCCGCCTTTTCCTTCCTCGCGCTCTCGCTGGGCTTCTACGTCAACTCGCTGGTGGTGACGGTCGTGGCGGCGGTCACCAAGAGGCACGACGGCTCCGGCGGGTGGCTGGCGCCGGACCTGGACACGGGCCACCTCGACTACTACTTCTGGCTCTGGGCGCTCATCAGCCTCGCCAACCTCGCCCTCTACCTGCTGCTCGCCGGCCGCTACAAGTCCAAGCACCTCTCATCATCTCCGACGGACACGGACACCTACACTAGCTAG
- the LOC102702599 gene encoding ADP-ribosylation factor: MGQAFRKLFDAFFGNKEMRVVMLGLDAAGKTTILYKLHIGEVLSTVPTIGFNVEKVQYKNVVFTVWDVGGQEKLRPLWRHYFNNTDALIYVVDSLDRERIGRARAEFQAIINDPFMLNSVLLVFANKQDMRGAMTPMEVCEGLGLYDLTNRIWHIQGTCALKGDGLYEGLDWLATTLDEMRASGRITSTSSS; the protein is encoded by the exons ATGGGGCAGGCCTTCCGCAAGCTCTTCGACGCCTTCTTCGGTAACAAGGAGATGCGG GTGGTTATGCTTGGGCTGGATGCGGCGGGGAAGACCACCATACTCTATAAGCTGCACATCGGCGAAGTTCTCTCCACCGTCCCCACTATCG gCTTCAACGTGGAGAAAGTCCAATACAAGAATGTGGTGTTCACCGTGTGGGATGTTGGTGGCCAGGAAAAATTGAGGCCCTTGTGGAGACACTACTTCAACAACACCGATGCTCTG ATCTACGTAGTTGACTCCTTAGATAGAGAGAGGATTGGGAGAGCCAGAGCCGAGTTTCAg GCCATTATCAATGACCCTTTTATGCTTAATAGTGTCCTATTGGTATTCGCTAACAAGCAAGACATG AGGGGTGCAATGACTCCGATGGAAGTATGTGAGGGCCTTGGCCTATATGACCTGACCAACCGTATATGGCATATCCAAGGAACCTGTGCTCTTAAAGGCGATGGCCTCTACGAAGGATTGGACTGGTTAGCCACAACTTTGGATGAGATGCGAGCTTCAGGGCGGATAACTTCGACATCATCGTCATGA
- the LOC102703065 gene encoding cyclin-dependent kinase E-1 — MGDGRVGGGTNRPAWLQQYELVGKIGEGTYGLVFLARLKQSHPHAAAGVSRRGPPIAIKKFKQSKEGDGVSPTAIREIMLLREINHENVVKLVNVHINHADMSLYLAFDYAEHDLYEIIRHHREKLNLPINPYTVKSLLWQLLNGLNYLHSNWIIHRDLKPSNILVMGEGEEHGIIKIADFGLARIYQAPLKPLSDNGVVVTIWYRAPELLLGAKHYTSAVDMWAVGCIFAELLTLKPLFQGVEAKATPNPFQLDQLDKIFKVLGHPTVEKWPTLANLPCWQNDQQHIQGHKYENTGLHNIVHLPQKSPAFDLLSKMLEYDPRKRITAAQALEHEYFRMDPLPGRNALLPSQAGEKIVQYPVRPVDTTTDFEGTTSLQPTQPPSGNAPPGSQSVVPRAIQRPMPQPMVNMPRINANMSGFGAAPQAPGVGALNPGNIPMQRGAGAQSHPHQLRRKADQGMGMQNPGYPTQQKRRF, encoded by the exons atgggagACGGCCGCGTCGGAGGTGGGACGAACCGGCCCGCATGGCTGCAGCAGTACGAGCTAGTGGGGAAGATTGGCGAGGGAACCTACGGCCTCGTCTTCCTCGCGCGCCTCAAACAATCGCATCCCCACGCTGCCGCTGGCGTTAGCCGCCGTGGTCCTCCCATCGCCATCAAGAAGTTTAAGCAGTCCAAGGAGGGCGACGGTGTCTCGCCCACCGCCATCAGAGAGATCATG CTTCTGCGTGAGATCAACCACGAGAATGTCGTCAAGCTCGTCAATGTTCACATCAACCATGCCGACATGTCCCTCTACCTCGCCTTCGATTACGCCGAGCACGACCTCTAT GAGATTATCAGGCATCACAGAGAGAAGCTTAACCTTCCCATTAATCCTTACACAGTCAAATCTTTGCTCTGGCAACTGCTCAATGGCCTCAACTATCTTCATAG CAACTGGATCATCCATCGAGATCTCAAGCCTTCTAATATACTG GTCAtgggagaaggagaggaaCATGGAATTATAAAGATCGCTGATTTTGGACTTGCTAGGATCTATCAAGCTCCATTAAAACCATTAAGTGATAACGGG GTTGTTGTGACCATCTGGTATCGGGCTCCAGAGTTGTTACTTGGGGCAAAACACTACACAAGTGCTGTTG ATATGTGGGCAGTTGGTTGCATTTTTGCTGAATTGCTTACACTGAAACCACTGTTCCAAGGTGTTGAAGCCAAAGCTACTCCAAACCCGTTTCAA CTTGATCAACTAGACAAGATTTTTAAGGTCTTAG GTCATCCTACCGTTGAGAAATGGCCTACCCTCGCTAATCTTCCATGCTGGCAAAACGACCAGCAACACATTCAAGGGCATAAGTA TGAGAACACAGGACTACATAATATTGTTCACTTGCCCCAGAAGAGTCCTGCATTCGATCTTCTCTCGAAAATGCTAGA GTATGATCCTCGAAAGCGTATAACCGCTGCACAAGCTTTGGAACATGA GTACTTCCGAATGGATCCTCTGCCTGGACGAAA TGCGCTTTTACCATCGCAGGCTGGAGAGAAAATTGTGCAATATCCTGTACGCCCAGTTGATACTACAACTGATTTTGAAGGAACAACGAGCCTTCAACCAACTCAACCG CCATCAGGGAATGCTCCTCCTGGCAGTCAGTCTGTGGTACCGAGAGCCATTCAAAGACCAATGCCACAACCAATGGTCAACATGCCAAGGATAAATGCAAACATGTCGGGCTTTGGTGCAGCTCCGCAAGCACCAGGCGTGGGTGCGCTGAATCCTGGTAATATTCCAATGCAGAGAGGTGCTGGTGCCCAATCTCATCCGCATCAG TTGAGAAGGAAGGCTGATCAAGGGATGGGAATGCAGAACCCCGGGTATCCTACACAGCAGAAGAGACGGTTCTGA
- the LOC102703338 gene encoding urea-proton symporter DUR3 yields MASVVCPPAELNFGGDYYSVVNGVCSRAASYFGGKPVLTQAVGYAVVLGFGAFFALFTSFLVWLEKRYVGSQHTSEWFNTAGRSVKTGLIASVIVSQWTWAATILQSSNVAWQYGVSGPFWYASGATIQVLLFGVMAIEIKRKAPNAHTVCEIVRARWGTAAHLVFLTFCLITNIIVTAMLLLGGSAVVNALTGVNVYAASFLIPLGVVVYTLAGGLKATFLASYIHSVVVHVVLVIFVFLVYTSSAHLGSPRVVYQRLMAVASAARDCSADLSRPGQACGPVAGNFKGSYLTMLSSGGLVFGIINIVGNFGTVFVDNGYWMSAIAARPSSTHKGYLLGGLVWFAVPFSLATSLGLGALALDLPLTAAEAAKGLVPPATATALMGKSGSVLLLTMLFMAVTSAGSAELVAVSSLCTYDIYRTYVNPGASGKQILLVSRAVVFGFGGFMGVLAVVLNIAGVSLGWMYLAMGVIVGSAVIPIALLLLWSKANAVGAMLGAVSGCVLGVTVWMTVAKVQYGRVNLDTTGRNAPMLAGNLVSILVGGAVHAACSLAQPQNYDWGSSREITTVESVASDSALEEELKEERLVHAKRWIVKWGLVFTGVIVVAWPALSLPAGRYSLGYFTLWAAVAIAWGTVGSAVIILLPVAESWSTISKVIAGMFTNDAVYERLDDVNLRLRAIMGTMPEAEKRYRQLHETEMHPAGTHPANDDDHHDLPN; encoded by the exons ATGGCGAGCGTCGTGTGCCCTCCTGCGGAGCTGAATTTTGGCGGGGACTACTACTCGGTGGTGAACGGGGTGTGCAGCCGTGCCGCCAGCTACTTCGGCGGGAAGCCGGTGCTCACGCAGGCCGTCGGGTacgccgtcgtcctcggctTCGGCGCCTTCTTCGCCCTCTTCACCTCCTTCCTG GTGTGGCTGGAGAAGCGTTACGTCGGATCGCAGCACACCTCGGAGTGGTTCAACACGGCCGGCCGCAGCGTCAAGACGGGTCTCATCGCCAGCGTCATCGTCTCGCAG TGGACCTGGGCGGCCACCATCCTGCAGAGCTCCAACGTGGCATGGCAGTACGGCGTGAGCGGGCCCTTCTGGTACGCGAGCGGCGCCACCATCCAGGTGCTCCTCTTCGGCGTCATGGCCATCGAGATCAAGCGCAAGGCGCCCAACGCCCACACCGTCTGCGAGATCGTCCGCGCCCGATGGGGCACCGCCGCCCACCTCGTCTTCCTCACCTTCTGCCTCATCACCAACATCATCGTCACCGCCAtgctcctcctcggcggctcTGCCGTCGTCAACGCCCTCACCGGCGTCAACGTCTACGCCGCCAGCTTCCTCATCCCtctcggcgtcgtcgtctaCACCCTCGCCGGTGGCCTCAAGGCCACCTTCCTCGCCAGCTACATCCACTCCGTCGTCGTGCACGTCGTGCTCGTCAtcttcgtcttcctcgtcTACACCTCCAGCGCACACCTCGGCAGCCCGCGGGTGGTGTACCAACGCCTCATGGCCGTCGCCAGCGCCGCGCGGGACTGCTCCGCCGACCTCTCGCGCCCCGGGCAGGCGTGCGGCCCCGTCGCGGGCAACTTCAAGGGCTCCTACCTCACCATGCTCAGCTCCGGGGGACTCGTCTTCGGCATCATCAATATCGTCGGCAACTTCGGCACGGTCTTCGTCGACAAC GGCTACTGGATgagcgccatcgccgcccggCCGTCGTCCACGCACAAGGGCTACCTGCTGGGCGGCCTCGTCTGGTTCGCCGTGCCCTTCTCGCTCGCCACGTCGCTCGGCCTCGGCGCGCTCGCGCTCGACCTCccgctcaccgccgccgaggcggccAAGGGCCTCGTCCCGCCGGCCACAGCAACCGCGCTCATGGGCAAGTCCGGCTCCGTCCTGCTACTCACCATGCTCTTCATGGCCGTCACCTCCGCGGGCTCCGCCGAGCTGGTGGCCGTCTCCTCCCTCTGCACCTACGACATCTACCGCACCTACGTCAACCCGGGCGCCTCCGGCAAGCAGATCCTACTCGTGTCGAGGGCCGTCGTGTTCGGCTTCGGCGGCTTCATGGGCGTCCTCGCCGTGGTGCTCAACATCGCCGGGGTCTCCCTCGGGTGGATGTACCTGGCCATGGGAGTCATCGTCGGATCCGCCGTCATCCCCatcgcgctgctgctgctgtggagCAAGGCCAATGCCGTGGGCGCCATGCTCGGCGCCGTGTCCGGCTGCGTACTCGGCGTGACCGTGTGGATGACGGTGGCCAAGGTGCAGTACGGGCGCGTGAACCTGGACACGACCGGCCGGAACGCGCCGATGCTGGCGGGCAACCTGGTGTCGATCCTGGTGGGTGGGGCGGTGCACGCGGCGTGCAGCCTGGCGCAGCCGCAGAACTACGACTGGGGGAGCAGCCGGGAGATCACGACGGTGGAGAGCGTGGCGAGCGACAGCGcgctggaggaggagctcaAGGAGGAGCGGCTGGTGCACGCCAAGCGGTGGATCGTCAAGTGGGGCCTGGTGTTCACGGGCGTCATCGTGGTGGCGTGGCCGGCGCTGTCGCTGCCGGCGGGGAGGTACAGCCTGGGGTACTTCACGCTGTGGGCTGCGGTGGCGATCGCGTGGGGGACGGTGGGGTCGGCGGTGATCATCCTGCTGCCGGTGGCGGAGAGCTGGAGCACCATCAGCAAGGTGATTGCCGGCATGTTCACCAACGACGCTGTGTACGAGCGCCTCGACGATGTCAACCTCCGACTCCGGGCCATCATGGGCACCATGCCGGAGGCGGAGAAGCGCTACCGCCAGCTCCACGAGACAGAGATGCACCCTGCCGGAACCCATCCTGCCAACGACGATGACCATCACGACCTGCCCAACTGA
- the LOC102710735 gene encoding ankyrin repeat domain-containing protein 29, whose product MGRRHGGRGRGGGGGEEDDLHLHKAARSGDLAAVESLCEANPLALSSRDRLSRTPLHLAAWAGHVDVVKCLCKHKADVGAAAMDDTAAIHFASQKGHVEVVRELLVSGASVKAKNRKGFTALHFASQNSHLELVKYLVKKGADITLKTKGGQTALHVAEKDDVRAFLKECELSLKKGGELPSEKKDDSASTIAEKPGDDGAATKDGDEVGLGEKRKNDGIAAGSRSPELKKTKVSLGHLVSANDLDEDEEEEAD is encoded by the exons ATGGGGAGGCGtcacggcggccgcggccgcggaggaggcggaggcgaagaGGATGACCTGCATCTGCACAAGGCCGCGCGGTCGGGCGATTTGGCGGCGGTGGAGTCGCTCTGCGAGGCCAACCCTCTCGCCCTCAGCTCCAGAGATCGCCTCTCCCGCACGCC ACTCCATTTGGCAGCATGGGCTGGCCATGTTGACGTTGTCAAGTGCCTTTGCAAGCACAAAGCTGATGTCGGAGCTGCAGCAATGGATGACACTGCTGCAATCCATTTCGCCTCTCAGAAAGGCCATGTAGAGGTTGTCCGTGAGCTTCTGGTATCTGGTGCCTCTGTGAAAGCAAAGAACAGGAAAGGCTTCACGGCGTTGCATTTTGCTTCGCAGAACTCCCACCTGGAGCTTGTGAAGTATTTAGTGAAGAAAGGCGCAGACATCACCCTGAAGACAAAAGGGGGGCAGACAGCTCTACATGTTGCAGAGAAGGATGATGTTCGTGCTTTCCTGAAAGAATGCGAGCTGTCATTGAAGAAGGGAGGTGAGCTGCCATCGGAGAAGAAGGATGACTCCGCGTCGACGATTGCTGAGAAGCCTGGCGATGACGGAGCGGCCACAAAAGATGGAGACGAGGTGGGGCTAGGCGAGAAGAGGAAAAATGATGGGATTGCTGCTGGGTCAAGGTCGCCGGAACTGAAAAAGACCAAAGTTTCACTAGGGCATCTAGTAAGTGCAAACGACCTGGACGAAGACGAAGAGGAAGAAGCTGACTAG
- the LOC102703618 gene encoding ATP-dependent Clp protease proteolytic subunit 4, chloroplastic, producing the protein MAAASATASLSAAVASHRPRHQRRLSALPRAPAPPPRSLRLNSLNSPRVASSPSLWEASVRAESDSHGAGGGGDVMGLLLRERIVFLGNEIEDFLADAVVSQLLLLDAVDPDSDIRLFVNSPGGSLSATMAIYDVMQLVRADVSTVGLGIAGSTASIILGGGTKGKRFAMPNTRIMIHQPVGGASGQALDVEVQAKEILTNKRNVIRLISGFTGRTPEQVEKDIDRDRYMGPLEAVDYGLIDGVIDGDSIIPLEPVPERVKPKYNYDELYKDPQKFLTPDVPDDEIY; encoded by the exons ATGGCGGCTGCGAGTGCCACTGCCTCGCTCTCCGCAGCGGTGGCCTCTCACCGTCCTAGACACCAGCGACGGCTTAGCGCTCTCCCACGGGcccccgcgccaccgccgcgctcccTCAGGCTGAACAGTCTCAACTCCCCTCGCGtggcctcctctccctctctgtgGGAGGCCAGCGTACGAGCTGAGTCCGACTCGCACGGAgccggaggcgggggcgacgTCATGGGGCTCCTCCTCCGGGAGCGCATCGTCTTCCTCGGCAACGAGATCGAGGATTTCCTCGCCGACGCAGTCGTCagccagctcctcctcctcgacgctGTTGACCCCGACTCTGACATCCGCCTCTTCGTCAACTCCCCTGGCGGATCACTCAG TGCGACAATGGCCATCTACGATGTAATGCAGCTTGTGAGGGCAGATGTTTCCACTGTTGGATTGGGCATAGCTGGTTCCACTGCTTCTATAATCCTTGGTGGTGGCACAAAGGGCAAGCGATTCGCCATGCCCAACACCAGGATAATGATCCATCAGCCTGTGGGAGGTGCGAGTGGGCAGGCCTTGGATGTAGAGGTTCAGGCCAAGGAGATATTGACGAACAAGAGGAATGTCATCCGGCTTATATCAGGTTTCACGGGACGCACTCCGGAACAGGTTGAGAAAGACATTGATAGAGACAGATATATGGGTCCTCTTGAGGCTGTTGATTATGGGCTCATCGACGGTGTAATCGACGGAGACAGTATCATCCCACTTGAGCCTGTCCCGGAGAGAGTGAAGCCGAAATACAACTACGACGAACTGTACAAGGATCCACAGAAGTTCCTTACACCTGATGTCCCAGATGATGAGATATACTAA
- the LOC102703901 gene encoding uncharacterized protein LOC102703901, giving the protein MDPFSRRAFGEPLCLEENTVQHGIERCPFLRNINEPTSFSFSSVNFPIPARGVKGPIFEDGPNFDMAFRVFHGQDGVVPLSEGSFAKIETPLPKPNPEFNPLAAKAATISLSAFGGFFSFGDFSSKRNKKNSNQKKPNNLPQNKGQPNNHEALSNEWLEMGQCPLAKSYRALSGVVPLVAKMMTPPAGMKLRCPPAVVAARAALSRTAFAKGLRPQPLPTKILVIALLGMAANVPLGIWREHTEKFSVQWFAAVHAAVPFIGMLRKSVLMPKTAMVLTIAASILGQTIGSRAERIRLKRAAAKAAAEGQGDTSTGMRLKTGRYTDVPFWDPLALRVESSIGAGSPVLVPTVGAFH; this is encoded by the exons ATGGATCCCTTTTCCCGTAGAGCTTTCGGTGAACCCCTGTGCTTGGAAGAGAACACTGTCCAACATGGAATTGAAAGATGCCCATTCCTAAGGAACATCAATGAGCCCACGAGTTTTTCATTCTCCTCCGTTAACTTTCCTATTCCT GCAAGAGGAGTTAAGGGTCCAATTTTTGAAGATGGGCCCAATTTTGACATGGCATTCCGAGTTTTCCATGGCCAAGACGGAGTTGTACCACTTTCAGAGGGATCGTTTGCAAAGATTGAGACGCCATTGCCAAAGCCCAATCCTGAATTTAATCCCTTGGCTGCTAAAGCCGCTACCATCAGTCTATCTGCATTTGGAGGGTTTTTCAGCTTTGGTGATTTTTCAAGCAAGCGCAATAAGAAGAACAGTAACCAAAAGAAGCCCAACAACCTTCCCCAG AACAAAGGTCAGCCTAATAACCATGAAGCACTGAGCAATGAGTGGCTGGAAATGGGTCAATGCCCCCTGGCGAAGTCATACAGGGCATTAAGTGGTGTTGTGCCCCTCGTCGCAAAGATGATGACACCCCCGGCTGGCATGAAACTGAGATGTCCACCTGCGGTAGTTGCTGCCCGTGCAGCACTATCACGCACAGCCTTCGCGAAGGGGCTTCGTCCTCAACCCCTGCCAACGAAAATACTGGTGATTGCGTTGCTTGGTATGGCAGCAAACGTTCCCCTTGGCATCTGGAGGGAGCATACAGAGAAATTCTCAGTGCAGTGGTTTGCTGCAGTCCATGCGGCAGTACCTTTCATAGGCATGCTCAGGAAGTCTGTGTTGATGCCCAAGACAGCCATGGTCCTTACCATAGCTGCCTCAATATTGGGCCAAACAATTGGTTCGAGAGCGGAACGTATCAGATTGAAGAGGGCAGCGGCAAAGGCAGCAGCTGAGGGCCAGGGTGATACTAGTACCGGAATGAGACTGAAAACCGGGAGATACACTGACGTCCCGTTCTGGGATCCACTCGCTCTCAGAGTCGAGAGTAGCATAGGTGCAGGATCTCCGGTTCTTGTCCCAACCGTAGGCGCCTTCCATTGA